Part of the Desulfohalovibrio reitneri genome is shown below.
GAGCAGCTCGTCGACCACCAGTAGCAGGCCGTGTTCGGGGAAGACCTCGCCGAACTTGGCCATCATGTCTTCGAAGGCTCGTTTGTGGCTGGTGATGGTGCCCGCCTCGGGGAACACATACTCCACGCCGAGTTTTTCGAGATGCTCTTCCAGTTCAGCCACCAGGATGTCGCGCAGGGACATGGTGGTGGCTCCGATCTCGGTACGGATGACCTTGAACCGACCGGCGATCTGAGAGGCCGCATCGCGGACACCGGCGTGGTTCAGCCCTTCCAGCAGGGAGGCGTCTGCGGCAAGGCTGGAGACCACCGACATCAAGTGCGACTTACCGGTGCCGTAGTTACCGACGACCAGCAGGCCCTTGTTGTCGACCGGCTGGTCGAACTGCATCTGAGGAATGACAAGCTGGGTGAGCCGTTCGGCCATTTCCTCGGAAATGACATAGGTGTTCACGAGGGTGTGCGCGGCGCTCGATTTGTCCGCGTCACGCAACTGAACGACCGACTCAATCGGGTCGAATTGGATAAGGTCTCCGTATTTCATGCTTGTCCTGCCTCTCTATTGTTTTTTGCCGAATCGACCGTGGCCGTGCCATCCATGCCCACAATCAGCGCATCGACCGAGTCATAGCTGCGGTACTCGGGATGGCCGGTTTCGGCGTACAAAAGCCTCCCGGAATTCATGATTCCGTTCCACGAAGCCACCACGGCCCGGTTTCTTGAAATGGACTGCAGCAGGCGCAAGGGGTCCTGCTGGAGATCCTTGTCGAAGAGGATCTCGAGATTATCCAGCACCACCGGTGACTGAGCCTGGTCCGCGATCTGGTCGAGGATGCCCGGCAACCGAAGCGACCGCTGCTTTGCCGTCAGTTCCAGTAGCTCGCCTGAAAGCGCCAGATTGACGTTGACGACAGATGAGCCGAACTCCTCGGCAACTTCCCGAAGAACGCCGGTCTTGCCGGAACCGGTCTCACCCACCAGCAATACCAGGCGGTGATACAGCCCTTCGGCTGCCTGGAGGGAGCGTTTTATTTTGTCGTGAATCGGTTCGGCCATGGTCGCTCCTTAATGCTCGGTGTCCGGCTTATCGGATTTATCAGCCGCACCGCCGGAGCGGACCCATTCGTCCACTTCGTCTTGTTTGAACATCCAGCGACGGCCAACGCGATGACCGGGCATAGCCCGTTGTTCGATCCACTTGTAGACCGTCTCGTTGCTTACATTAGATATTTGCAAATGTCATCGACCGTCAGCCATCTCTCATCCATAGCCTTCGTCCTTCGTTCATCATGTTTTCGGTAAAAGCCCGAAGGTCTCCGGGAAACCCGAAATCCGGACACAGTGCCGCAAATTAACCCCACAAATTACATTGGCGGATTGCCAAAATCAAGCGTTTTGTGCCGATTAGTGCCGACTTCTCCAAAAAACGGCCTGATTGTCGTTGGTGACCCGGTGACCGTTTTGAGGCGCATACATGGTGTAAGTCCATACCGCACAGGCGATTGAGCCCCTGGCTGCAACCACCATCACCCGCTGGTACATGCTGTGCCCACCGGGCCGGAAGCCTTCCAGCCGGTCGATGGGCGGCAGGTTGCGCAGCGGATCGGTAAAGGTCACCAGTTCCCCATGGATCAGATCCCAGTCGCCAGTCGGGCGGCCGAAGCGCGGTGTGCCGATCTCCTGCTGCCTGCGGGCGTCGGCCAGCGGGTCGGCGGTGCCCCGGGCCAGGATCAGCCCTTCCGGCACCTCGAGCGCCGGGAACCCGGCGTTGAGATGGTAGAGCCTGCCCCAGACCACGGCCGGTTCGATGCTGCGGGCCTGGGTGCAGAAACGTTGATGGTTCCAGTAGCCCCGTTTCAGGGTGCCGTAAACGAAGAGCCGGAGGATGGTCTCGGGAGTGTCTTCCGGGTTTGTGTTCAGGTTCGCGGTGTCTCCAATGTTCATGCATTCACTCCTTCGGGCAGTGTCCCTTTGCGCTCCTGGGGTATGAAGCGGAATTCGCTGTTTTCGATGGCCCGCACATCCTCGTGGCGGATGGTGAGCATGGTCATGGGCGGCACCTCCAGCTCGCGCCAGCCCGGATCAAAGTCCACGGCAAAGTCGATGAAGGCATCGTCCGAGGCGTAGATCACCACCCGGTGCTGCCGGTGGATGCGCAGGCAGAGTGGCTTGTTGCCCTTGAGCACGGTGATGGTGCCGGGATCGAACTTTGATGCCAGCACGGCGCTCATCTGGCCGCGACAGAGGGCGAGCGCCTTTTTCAGGCCATCCTGGTCGATGGGGCCTTCGGGCGCGAAACGGTCG
Proteins encoded:
- the brxF gene encoding BREX-3 system P-loop-containing protein BrxF; the encoded protein is MAEPIHDKIKRSLQAAEGLYHRLVLLVGETGSGKTGVLREVAEEFGSSVVNVNLALSGELLELTAKQRSLRLPGILDQIADQAQSPVVLDNLEILFDKDLQQDPLRLLQSISRNRAVVASWNGIMNSGRLLYAETGHPEYRSYDSVDALIVGMDGTATVDSAKNNREAGQA
- a CDS encoding gamma-glutamylcyclotransferase family protein; amino-acid sequence: MNIGDTANLNTNPEDTPETILRLFVYGTLKRGYWNHQRFCTQARSIEPAVVWGRLYHLNAGFPALEVPEGLILARGTADPLADARRQQEIGTPRFGRPTGDWDLIHGELVTFTDPLRNLPPIDRLEGFRPGGHSMYQRVMVVAARGSIACAVWTYTMYAPQNGHRVTNDNQAVFWRSRH